Proteins encoded by one window of Streptomyces sp. NBC_01571:
- a CDS encoding exodeoxyribonuclease VII small subunit — translation MTGKVDEALGYEQARDELIEVVRRLEAGGTTLEESLALWERGEELAKVCRRWLEGARARLDAALAEEESEDGDAGAE, via the coding sequence ATGACCGGCAAGGTGGACGAGGCGCTCGGGTACGAGCAGGCACGGGACGAGCTGATCGAGGTCGTACGCCGCCTGGAGGCGGGCGGTACGACCCTGGAGGAGTCCCTCGCCCTGTGGGAGCGCGGCGAGGAACTCGCGAAGGTGTGCCGCCGCTGGCTGGAGGGCGCCCGGGCGCGGCTGGACGCGGCCCTGGCGGAGGAGGAGTCGGAGGACGGGGACGCGGGCGCCGAGTGA